The Maylandia zebra isolate NMK-2024a linkage group LG4, Mzebra_GT3a, whole genome shotgun sequence genome segment aattacagaaatggTTCTGTTAGCTCATTGTGCAGACTGTGCTGAAATTATAAAACTGAACTTTATTTGTTAATTGACAgaatgtcttttttaaaattgtgagCCCAGTGTAAAATACTACATTTCAACAGTAGATTgtgaaaaaacaggaactttgtgtttttaattattcatcTTTATTACTGTGGTGGAGAATGAATGGCAATAGGGGAGAACTTCACCAGTAGTAAAAGCTGTACAACCAGAGAAAATACAGTTACAAGTCTAAAATTGGTGGCCAGTTCTGGCACTGGGGTCTTCTGTTTGGTACTCCTCTGTTTGGATTACAGCTCTGAGAGTACAATAACAGGGATGCAGCAGCAGTGAGGATACACTGAGTACTGATGCATGTACTTTTAACACCACTGTGATCCAAATGAGTTCATCTGCACTCAAAGCAGAGGTTATTTTTGCTCTATATGTTAATAAACATGCCAATAAAATGGGGACAGTCAGTGCTTGGTAGCTTTAGTTTAGCTTTAGTACTACAAAGGCTTAAATTGAAACACTTGTGCATCACTTTCAGCCAGACTGTTCAGGAATTCAAGCTTTCTTTTCAACACAAACCTCAGTTATCTGTCAGTTTTCGCCATTAATGCATCACCTTTGGTCAATTTGCCTGCTTTTTCACAGCTTTCAGTTTGTTGTGAATACTCCTTTGCTAAGCCGTGTCTTCCTTCTTTAGAGTGTTTGCTCGGTCCACCTGGAGATGAAGACAAAGACGAGGATGATCCCCAACGTATGGGCAGCCATCCCCCCTCGGCGCATCCGTTCGCTCACAATGCCTTCCACGTGTGGGACCAGGACGATGTGGTCATTCCTCTATCTCGCGACGAAAGCCCCCAGACCAGTCCGCTGCTGCTGGCTGCCATCCCCTACATCCCGTCATTCTTCCCACACTCTCACAGCCCACCGAGTCACGGCTCTCCGGGTTTCCCCAACTGCCCAGAAACAAGCAAGGAAATCCCGGGGGAGTTCTGATTGTGACATGGACCTTGACTACACGCCTGAGTGTGCATAACACATGACTTTGACAGAAGGAGATGGCTGCGAGGTACAAACATGTACAAACTGCACATCTCATATCCCGTGTCATTACCAGCAGACCTTCAGTGACTGTGAAGCGAGCAGCAGTAATGAAACTGTCTCTAACACGTTAAAGGATTTGTCAGTATTACACCACATGGCTTAAGACTGTTGTCACAAAATGAGAAAAGCTGACAATCTCAGGCAGGGAATCCAAAGAGGAAGTGATTTAGAGGAGAAGATCAGCACTTATTGTCTCTGTGTGCCTGATCTTCAGTGAGATACATTTTAGATAAGTACAAAAAACACGACATGTTGATATaaagtatttttgttgttttttctgttttgttttttttaagtaaaatctgTCTGAAATGTATCAGGGGGGCTATTGTGTCCAGTGTGAGTGACATATGATGATCCAGGGCGTGAGATTGAAAGACTGTCCATCTGCTGCAGCATTATAATCCACCTGCACAACAACAGATTAGCTGTAAAGTCTGCTCACAGATTTGCATTTTTTGCAGTGCAACGTGTCTCTTTGTTGGtgattttaatgttattttggtATGCTTCATGTATGactcataaaaaagaaaaaggaacgcAAAATTCGTTTCTGGAGTCTTTGACAAAGCTGCTTCCAACCTCCTGGCCTTCTCACACACttcattaaaatgttatttgaaGACACTCGGGGATTAGAGGAAGACTTAAGGGAGTTCCAGCTATTCAACAGTTACGTACGCAGAGCAGCTTAACCCTGCAGCTTTAGCGCAGGTGTCACACGCGCTCGTGGATTCCCTTTAGCTGTCTTGTACACAGAACGGGACAATGCAGCTTATGGCTCAAAGGTAACCGAAGatctgaacattttaaaaagagacattCAAATTTGTCTTAATTTAGCAGAGCAGAAACCAGACGGGAAATGATTAAGAAATTTACAGGTTAACTGTcctaaaaactgtaaaagaccCATCAAATTAATCTGAGAACTGAACTTTCTCTGAACTTTGTCCAGGCAAAACAGGACATCAGCAGacttcagagagaaagaaattgTAAAATGCCCCAGGAGGCCAAAACAActacaaaataataaaagtaaatgaataaaaatttgAAAGAAAGAGTGGTGAGCTCTGCGACTTATCCATGGAACTGTGGTGGATGATCACGGGATCCTTTCTGTGTTtataaaatacagtaaattataaaatacagaaatgaagaGCACTTTACCACGAGGCAGGAAAATACAGAGAGTTTAAACATTTC includes the following:
- the LOC143418328 gene encoding uncharacterized protein LOC143418328, with translation MNGYNFTDFNSTHEAHAYPYSASVDDPLYRQYKPPVKELIPLPKAVLYLLMAALVVVGVAYAIIGHLIKDLAIDITECLLGPPGDEDKDEDDPQRMGSHPPSAHPFAHNAFHVWDQDDVVIPLSRDESPQTSPLLLAAIPYIPSFFPHSHSPPSHGSPGFPNCPETSKEIPGEF